The DNA window attagtggttttgtaacaaggaaatatttttgggaaggctcaaattgatcttcaatttttgttgttcttggccgagagtcaCCTTTtgtgctcttcaacttcttatttttttttctaagtgtttgtaatgaataaagatgacttagaagtcatcttttaagcctcCACTAGAGTTGCACATGTTCTTGGCCCACActaatgtgttggagcaattaaaattgtccacaaacttgtgtgggccaaaccACACACTACACTGCCAAACAAGgaaaatatgcatgatttccaacttccattaatttcatttttggtcccaaattttcctaattgttccatgccaacaaattcatgcacaacttatgactcaaaataaaatcgaaggtcaaaagtctcgactttgcatcacggaatggttttgtccttaacttatcataattaatccggattgttccaatgtacaaaaatgcgggatataacatcctccccccctttagaacattcgtcctcgaatgttagattaaccttacgggatcttataagcaatttcgggggagtttcttttacaactatcacaacaattcatttatcaaacaacgaAGTCAAGTAAAGGATTTGAATTACCTGTAGGTACcggaaataggtgaggatacttcttcttcatctgctcctcagcttcccaggtcatttcttcacggttattgttccgccacagcactttaacagaagccacatctttattccgcaactttcttacctgacgatccaatatggctataggctgctcttcataagatagctcctctgtgacctggatatcatctacaggaaatattatcgaaggatcaccaatacatttgcggatcatagaaacatgaaataccgggtgtactgctcccaaatcagctggcagatctaattcataggcaaccttgcctattttacgaataatctgataaggcccaatatatctcggactgagcttccctttcttgccaaatctcataacacccttcataggtgacactttaaggaataccgaatctgtcacgacccagccccgtggccgtgactggtggcctacttaggcacccaaacgaaCTCGCGAACTAAATCAGTATAGTACCACATAATCAGACGTAGCAGACGTTACTCGTACCGATAATCAAAAGCAGATATCATACAAACATGATCCTAAGCGGTcacccgtgtcaaacatcacatcagaATCCaattggcggaatgtacatcgcccagacacactcatgcaaacatgtgggccatatcggccagaGTAGcctacggggccgcttaaggacgcaaatcagaatcatatacagACAAACCGGAGTCACATACAAAcagactggacccacgacccatAAATATGACTACGTGCCTCTACAAACGAGACaaaacatatgaacatatgacggacaggccccgccgtacccgaacgaGTAGCAAATGTACGAGAATATACATGAGAAGaggtatatataccaaaagtataagctcggATCAAAGCGAGCACTCCGAACTGACCACGAGAGGTCCCTAAAGCGGTGGCGCACCACGCGATGCGtccgtacctcgcgggcatagcgcccccccgaagaacgggggtcggcacgaaagaagtgcgagtatgcaaagcaaagaGGTACAATAACTCGGATCATACCGGGACTCGGGAGATACGCAAACAAATACCGACGTAACCAATCAACCTGTGCGAaatgcaaatgtacagaatgcaagtaaaaatcatgcataaagctcagaatacgtggtcacccccgacgctggtgccacgacacatcatactccagaagctttcaaatctccgtacgtctccgaacacatcataacatcacacacatcatatcatcagaatatCATCAGAATGTatcagaagccatatcacatcataacaccatggacggtaaccggccctatggcgaggtctcggaaaccgtaacacatcatactgccgaatatgtcataatgcgcacgatcacaaaaccggcccgggcaccggcgaacgaaaccataataattggcacgagcggagtagtgcagaaaccatatgcatatcaaaagtatgTTCCCAGActtgacacataatttcatatacatatacaatagcctCGAAGGCTTAAAACGAATATCGAGTAAATCGTAATTAGTATACAAGAGTTACGGACTtgtaaattatcaattttttctcaaaacacatcgtaggtcattcttcGGAAAATTTATTATCATTCATAGCAACAAGCGTTCAAATAACCTTATcgaacatttcaaacggaccttagcaTCGTAGGcaaatattcctttttcataTCGGACGGGAAAGagtcaaacaaaccaaataagggaagtctcgggacttgcgggcccacctcgggtcaagccgaggcggcgaacataatttacaaacatttgGCTCCATAACGTTGTCTATAGatgtttcggagcgattcggattcatttgcaaaaAGTCACGAAGATTAGGCATTCTTTTAATCAAACATGAGGTTTATAGTTTAatcgcgctgaatgaatagtgaccaAAATCAacttcggatttctaggagcgaaattagtcccgaggttccgttttcggcctagtaggcctaggacatgccatatgaagaaaaggtgagctttacatacctttcgcgcttgttaagctcgtcaaaactccgatcccgtttcgccaaaaactgcaaatggtcatctttaccaaattactattcatgcaagttgacatttcaatctttggtttctatttggctaccgaaatttcggcagcacttcccctataaatacgacacccccgagattcaactcggctcaaaacaaccaacaacaacatcaatgacattaacaatcacaacataacacaactagtcaactttccgacctaatgcaatagtttccattccgacttcacacttccaacttcatgtcaacgttctcatatttatt is part of the Lycium ferocissimum isolate CSIRO_LF1 unplaced genomic scaffold, AGI_CSIRO_Lferr_CH_V1 ctg16525, whole genome shotgun sequence genome and encodes:
- the LOC132042613 gene encoding uncharacterized protein LOC132042613; protein product: MKGVMRFGKKGKLSPRYIGPYQIIRKIGKVAYELDLPADLGAVHPVFHVSMIRKCIGDPSIIFPVDDIQVTEELSYEEQPIAILDRQVRKLRNKDVASVKVLWRNNNREEMTWEAEEQMKKKYPHLFPVPTGTDAQFGDPPV